From Hymenobacter sedentarius, a single genomic window includes:
- the thrA gene encoding bifunctional aspartate kinase/homoserine dehydrogenase I, with translation MQVLKFGGTSVASAENIRKSIAIVATAVGQGEVVMVVSALGGTTDALIGAGRAAASADPSYSEALNQLQHRHIAAAQALLDGGVQKSEADAITVQFVELRRFCDGIFALGELSARTLDKLMSYGELLSSRLVAAAAKAQGLDAVWADARQLVRTNSRFGTAEVNTAATEQQVAAFRAKNPGKVWVVPGFIGSDGHGVTTTLGRGGSDYTAALLAAALNADVLEIWTDVSGMMTADPRLVRGARPIDRISYQEAMELSHFGAKVLYPPTIQPVMRRGIPLWIKNTFAPADYGTLVEVKPPRTAAVVQGISSIGNLTLLNLEGSGMVGIPGFSMRLFAALARERINVVLITQSSSEHSICVGVNEADTATAQVAVDEEFAVEIAAGRIEPLRPERELAIVALVGENMKDHPGISGKLFGALGQNGVNIRAIAQGASEKNISTVIRAADVRKAINVLHEAFFEATYKQVNLFILGPGNVGSKLLEQLAHQQQHLLEKLGLQVRVVAIASSRHCIVNEQGLDLTAWPAELADAPPQSLEAFTQLIISRNLRNSIFVDVTANPAAARCYPHLLEKSIAVVACNKVACSSDYAHYARLKSLSTEFNASFLFETNVGAGLPIIGTLNDLTRSGDVVRRMQAVLSGTLNFVFNNYDGTRPFAEVVRQAQTEGYTEPDPRLDLSGSDVARKILILAREAGEVMEMSDIEIDTFLPPACLDGDVEAFYTQMAAHEAHFRALYDEATAAGKRLKFVARYADGHAAVGLQQVAPGHDLYDLRGKDNVVLFYTDRYVEQPLVVKGAGAGAEVTASGVFADIVRAARV, from the coding sequence ATGCAAGTGTTAAAATTCGGGGGGACTTCCGTCGCCTCCGCCGAAAATATTCGAAAATCGATTGCCATCGTAGCCACGGCTGTGGGCCAGGGAGAAGTGGTAATGGTGGTATCCGCGCTGGGTGGCACCACCGATGCGCTGATTGGCGCCGGCCGGGCCGCCGCTTCCGCCGACCCTTCTTATAGCGAAGCCCTCAACCAGCTGCAGCACCGCCACATAGCAGCGGCGCAGGCACTGCTGGATGGCGGCGTGCAAAAGTCCGAGGCCGACGCCATTACCGTGCAGTTTGTGGAGCTGCGGCGGTTTTGCGACGGCATTTTTGCCTTGGGCGAATTGTCGGCCCGCACGCTGGACAAGCTCATGAGCTACGGTGAGCTGCTGTCGTCGCGCCTGGTAGCGGCCGCGGCCAAAGCCCAGGGCCTGGACGCCGTGTGGGCCGACGCCCGGCAGCTGGTTCGCACCAATTCCCGCTTTGGCACCGCCGAGGTAAACACGGCGGCCACCGAGCAGCAGGTGGCCGCGTTCCGGGCCAAAAACCCCGGCAAAGTCTGGGTGGTGCCCGGATTCATCGGGTCCGATGGGCACGGTGTGACCACCACGCTGGGCCGGGGCGGCTCCGACTACACCGCCGCCCTGCTGGCCGCCGCGCTCAACGCCGACGTGCTGGAAATCTGGACCGACGTGAGCGGCATGATGACCGCCGACCCGCGCCTGGTGCGCGGCGCCCGGCCCATCGACCGCATTTCGTACCAGGAGGCCATGGAGCTGTCGCACTTCGGCGCCAAGGTGCTCTACCCGCCCACCATTCAGCCCGTGATGCGGCGCGGCATTCCGCTCTGGATAAAAAACACCTTCGCCCCGGCCGACTACGGCACACTGGTGGAGGTAAAGCCGCCCCGCACGGCGGCCGTGGTGCAGGGCATTTCCAGCATCGGCAACCTCACGCTGCTCAACCTGGAAGGCAGCGGCATGGTGGGCATTCCCGGCTTTTCGATGCGGCTGTTTGCGGCCCTGGCCCGCGAGCGCATCAACGTGGTGCTCATCACCCAGAGCTCGTCGGAGCACTCCATCTGTGTGGGGGTAAACGAGGCCGATACCGCCACGGCCCAGGTGGCGGTAGATGAGGAGTTTGCGGTGGAAATTGCGGCGGGCCGCATCGAGCCCCTGCGTCCCGAGCGCGAGCTGGCCATTGTGGCGCTGGTGGGCGAGAATATGAAGGACCACCCCGGCATCAGCGGCAAGCTGTTTGGGGCCCTGGGCCAGAACGGCGTGAACATCCGGGCCATTGCGCAGGGCGCTTCGGAAAAAAATATTTCGACCGTGATTCGGGCTGCCGACGTGCGCAAGGCCATCAACGTGCTCCACGAAGCCTTTTTTGAAGCCACCTACAAGCAGGTCAACCTCTTTATTCTGGGTCCCGGCAACGTGGGCAGCAAGCTGCTCGAGCAGCTGGCGCACCAGCAGCAGCACCTGCTCGAGAAGCTGGGCTTGCAGGTGCGCGTGGTGGCCATTGCCAGCAGCCGTCACTGCATTGTGAACGAGCAGGGACTGGACCTGACCGCCTGGCCCGCCGAGCTGGCCGACGCCCCGCCGCAGAGCCTGGAAGCGTTTACCCAGCTCATCATCAGCCGGAACCTGCGCAATTCCATTTTTGTTGACGTGACCGCCAACCCCGCCGCGGCCCGCTGCTACCCGCATCTGCTGGAGAAAAGCATCGCCGTGGTGGCCTGCAACAAGGTGGCCTGCTCCTCGGACTATGCCCACTACGCGCGCCTCAAAAGCCTGTCGACGGAATTCAACGCCAGCTTCCTGTTCGAAACCAACGTGGGCGCCGGCCTACCCATCATCGGCACCCTCAACGACCTCACGCGCAGCGGCGACGTGGTGCGGCGCATGCAGGCCGTGCTTTCGGGCACGCTCAACTTCGTCTTCAATAACTACGACGGCACCCGGCCCTTCGCCGAGGTGGTGCGCCAGGCCCAGACCGAAGGCTACACCGAGCCCGACCCGCGCCTCGACCTGAGCGGCAGCGACGTGGCCCGCAAAATCCTGATTCTGGCCCGCGAAGCCGGGGAAGTGATGGAAATGAGCGACATCGAAATCGACACCTTCCTGCCCCCCGCCTGCCTCGACGGCGACGTGGAAGCCTTTTACACCCAGATGGCGGCGCACGAAGCCCACTTTCGCGCGCTGTACGACGAGGCCACCGCGGCGGGCAAGCGCCTGAAGTTTGTGGCGCGCTACGCCGACGGGCACGCCGCCGTGGGCCTGCAGCAGGTAGCGCCCGGCCACGATTTGTACGACCTGCGCGGCAAAGACAACGTGGTGCTGTTCTACACCGACCGGTACGTGGAGCAACCGCTCGTGGTGAAAGGCGCGGGCGCCGGTGCCGAAGTCACTGCCTCGGGCGTATTTGCCGACATCGTCCGCGCCGCGCGGGTGTAA
- the prfA gene encoding peptide chain release factor 1, producing MLDKLEAISQRYNNVNEELMQPDVMSDLKRYKALNKEYKELGKIVTEYRNYQGVLSNIENARQVISTEKDEDFRQMAKDELDELLPEQERLEDVIKDLLLPKDPNDSKDVIMEIRAGAGGDEAAIFAGDLQRMYMRFAEKQNWKMELIDAMEGTAGGYKEIIVAVRGEDVYGKLKFESGVHRVQRVPATETQGRIHTSVASIVVIPEVEEFDVELNMSDIRKDYFCSSGPGGQSVNTTYSAVRLTHLPSGLVAQCQDQKSQLKNFDKALAVLRSRVYDMELAKKNEADGLVRKSMIGGGDRSDKIRTYNYPQGRVTDHRIGYTVYNLSSVMEGNIDDFVEQLRIAESAERLQEGVTK from the coding sequence ATGCTTGATAAACTAGAAGCCATCAGCCAGCGCTACAATAACGTAAACGAGGAACTGATGCAGCCCGACGTCATGTCGGACCTGAAGCGTTATAAAGCGCTCAACAAAGAATATAAAGAACTGGGGAAAATTGTAACTGAATATCGCAATTACCAGGGCGTGCTCAGCAACATCGAAAACGCCCGCCAGGTAATTTCGACCGAAAAGGACGAGGACTTCCGCCAGATGGCCAAGGACGAGCTCGACGAACTGCTGCCCGAGCAGGAGCGCCTCGAAGACGTTATCAAAGACCTGCTGCTGCCCAAGGACCCCAACGACTCGAAAGATGTCATCATGGAAATCCGGGCCGGCGCGGGCGGCGACGAAGCCGCCATTTTTGCCGGCGACCTGCAGCGCATGTACATGCGCTTCGCCGAAAAGCAGAACTGGAAAATGGAGCTGATTGACGCCATGGAAGGCACCGCCGGCGGCTACAAGGAAATCATTGTGGCCGTGCGCGGCGAAGACGTGTACGGCAAGCTCAAGTTTGAAAGCGGCGTGCACCGCGTGCAGCGCGTGCCGGCCACCGAAACCCAAGGTCGCATCCACACCAGCGTGGCTTCCATTGTGGTAATTCCGGAAGTGGAGGAATTTGACGTGGAGCTGAACATGAGCGACATCCGCAAGGATTATTTCTGCTCCAGCGGCCCCGGCGGCCAGTCGGTAAACACGACGTATTCGGCCGTGCGCCTCACCCACTTGCCCTCCGGCCTCGTGGCCCAGTGCCAGGACCAGAAGTCGCAGCTCAAGAACTTCGACAAGGCCCTGGCGGTGCTGCGCTCCCGCGTGTACGACATGGAGCTGGCCAAAAAGAACGAAGCCGACGGCTTGGTGCGCAAAAGCATGATTGGCGGCGGCGACCGCTCGGATAAAATCCGTACTTACAACTACCCCCAGGGCCGCGTGACCGACCACCGCATCGGCTACACGGTGTACAACCTGTCCAGCGTGATGGAAGGCAACATCGACGACTTTGTGGAGCAGCTCCGCATCGCCGAAAGCGCCGAGCGCCTGCAGGAAGGCGTAACCAAGTAA